Within the Synechococcus sp. MU1617 genome, the region GGCTGTCGCCGCTGCAGGCGGCCTGCTTTTGCTGGGGCTGCAACCCGCCGTGGAGCGGTTCAGCGATGTTCCCTGGAGCCCCTTGTTCTGGCAATCCCATTTCTGGATGGGGATGTTGCTCACCACCCTGTTGCTGAGCTCAACAGCGCTGCAGCCCTTGATTGGTCATTCCGTGAAGGCCAGGCGCATTCACATCAGCAGCAACCTGCTGGTGGCTTTACTCCTCGCCATGCAAGCGATCTCGGGAACGCGAAATCTGCTGCTGCATTAAGTCAAAGCAGAAAGATGCTGACGCAACCAAGGAAGGCTCAAGCCGATCACGTTGGAATAACAGCCATCCAAGCCATCGATGCAGAGGCCGCCGCGGCCCTCGAGGGCAAACCCCCCGGCACATTGCAGCGGCTCACCACTGGCCACATAGGCATCGATCTCTGCCTGGCTGAGCGACGCAAAGCGCACCAGCGTTTCCACGCACGCCAATGCCTCAGGTTGTCCGCGACGGATCAGGCAATGGCCCGTCAGCAGAGATCCACAGCCGCCAGCCATCCGCTGCCAACGCTCCATCGCTTCGGCTGGCCCCGAGGGCTTGCCGAACACCTGCCCTTCAAAACTGAGCACGGAATCACAGCCCAGCACGGCCGTGATCTCAGCATCGCCCACAGGATCAAGCGTCTGGGCAACAGCCGTGGCCTTGGCCTGAGCCAGCAATTTCACCAGCTCTACCGGATCTGCATGCTGGATCTGGTCCTCATCCACACCGCTGACGCGCACCTGATGCTGCACTCCCGCTTGCTCAAGCAAGCGGCGCCGCGCCGGCGAGGCGGAAGCAAGCATGAGCACGGGAACACACCGCAGAACAACGCTCCGTAGGCTGCCAGGGACGGGAGGCTTCGCCATCGCTCACCCCACCGAACTACTGGATCGACGCAGCCGTGACCGGGCTTGCCGGGCCATGGGATGCCTGCCCTTCTCTGAAGCCCTCTACCGGGATCTTCAGCAGCAAGGCTTGGATGCAGGAGACCTCTGGAGCGAACCCAGCCGCTACAACCGCAAGACACGCTGGTTCCGCAACAGCGAAGCCCTCGAGGACGACCTGCGTTGGCTGATCAGCGTGGGCGTGCTGCGCCGCGAAGTGGATGGCCAGGGGCTGACCAGCCGCTTCAGGCTCACCCCCCTGGGTCGACAACTTCTGGATGACGACCCTGCACTCCTGCAGCGTTCGATTCCGGTGCTGGAGCGTCTGCGTCACAGCCTGCGTCGGCACTGGCCGCTGTGATCCAAACCACGCCGCGGCCCCTGATGGTGTTGGGCACCTCCAGCGGTGCCGGCAAATCGCTGATGACGGCAGCATTGTGCCGGGTGCTCCAACGCCGGGGAGAACAGGCTCTGCCCTTCAAGGGCCAGAACATGAGCAACAACGCCTGGGTTGATGTCGACGGCGGCGAGATGGCCTACTCCCAGGCCATGCAAGCCTGGGCGGCGGGTCTTGAACCCTGCTGCGCCATGAATCCCGTGCTGCTGAAACCCCGGGGAGACAGCACCAGTGAGGTGATCCATGGAGGCCAAAGCGTGGGGATCGCCCGCGCCGAGCACTACTACCGCGACTGGTTCCGCCCCGGTTGGCAGGCGATCCGCAGCGGGCTGATGCAGCTTCAGCAGCAATGGCCCCAAGGCCGGCTGGTGCTGGAGGGGGCGGGAAGCCCGGTGGAAGTGAACCTGCAACGCCGTGACCTCACCAACCTGCGCCTGGCCCAGTACCTGCGGGCCAACTGCCTGCTGGTGGCCGACATTGAGCGCGGCGGCGTCTTTGCCCAGATCGTTGGGACGCTCGCTTTGCTGCGCCCGGTGGAGCGCCCGCTGATCAAAGGCATCCTGATCAACCGCTTCCGCGGCCGTCGGGAGCTGTTTGATGAGGGTCGCCGCTGGCTGGAAGCCAACACCGGGGTACCGGTGCTGGGGGTGATGCCCTGGCTCAACGAGCTGTTTCCACCGGAAGATTCCCTCGATCTTCTGGAACGCAAACCCACCCGCGGAGCAACGGATCTGGAGATCGCAGTGCTGAGGTTGCCCTCTTTGAGCAACTTTTCCGATCTCGATCCGCTCGAAGCCGAATCCAGCCTGAGGCTGCGCTGGATTCAAACCGGGGAACCCCTGGGGGAGCCAGATGCCGTAATTCTTCCTGGGAGCAAGCAGACGCTGCGGGATCTGGAGGCGTTGAACAACTGTGGACTGGCCGATCAACTCCGGACCTACGCCCGCGCTGGTGGATCCGTATTGGGCATCTGCGGCGGGATGCAGATGCTGGGCAGAACCTTGAGCGATCCGGAGGGACTGGAGGGTACGGATCAGAGGGGGCCCCAGAACGGCTTGGGACTCCTGCCCCTGGAGACCACCTTCAGCGGAACAAAACGACTGAGCCAGCGCAGCATCGATGGCCTCTGGCCCATGGAGACACCGCTGAGCGGATTTGAACTGCACTACGGAACCACCACCCCAGACCCCGGTCTTCAGCCCCTAAGCAGCGACCCTGGTTTGGGTTGGTGGGCTCTCGGCCCCAAGGGGTCGAGCGTGGTGGGCACCTACCTGCACGGCTTGCTCGACAACGGCCCCTGGCGACGGGCCTGGCTCAACCGCCTTCGCGATCAACGGGGGCTGCAACCCTTAGCCAACGATCCCAAAAACCACAGCGCCCACCGTGATCTGTTGCTCGATCGCCTGGCCGATGCCTTCGAGCAGCATGTGAACCTCGCTCCATTGCTCCAGCCATGACTTCGATTCCTGTGCGCTGGCCCGATGGGCGCATAACCCACGAAACCATTGGCCAGGACTGGTTGGTGGCCGCCAGTGAAGCGGGCATCAGCATTCCCACCGGTTGCCTGGGAGGCAGCTGCGGGGCATGCGAGATCGACGTGAACGGCAAGACGGTGCGCGCCTGCATCAGCACCGTCCCGGCTTCGAAATCAGCGAAACTCAACGTTGAATTCGCCACCGACCCGCACTGGTGACTCCCTTTCGCCTCAGCCTGATGGCCCTGCTCACCGGAGCCTTAAGCGGCGCCGGTGTAGCCGTTGTGATGGGTTGGATCGGCGGATTGAGCCAGCTGCTCTGGGGAGATCCGGTGCTCGAGGGCTTGGATCGCGGCCTTCCCCTGGGCTGGTCGCTGCTGATCTGCGGCGGCAGCGGCTTGATCTTGTCGCTGCTGCATCGCCCGGGCCCCTCAACCTTGCTGCCTGAGCTGC harbors:
- a CDS encoding nucleoside triphosphate pyrophosphatase; this encodes MLASASPARRRLLEQAGVQHQVRVSGVDEDQIQHADPVELVKLLAQAKATAVAQTLDPVGDAEITAVLGCDSVLSFEGQVFGKPSGPAEAMERWQRMAGGCGSLLTGHCLIRRGQPEALACVETLVRFASLSQAEIDAYVASGEPLQCAGGFALEGRGGLCIDGLDGCYSNVIGLSLPWLRQHLSALT
- a CDS encoding Npun_F0494 family protein; protein product: MSTGTHRRTTLRRLPGTGGFAIAHPTELLDRRSRDRACRAMGCLPFSEALYRDLQQQGLDAGDLWSEPSRYNRKTRWFRNSEALEDDLRWLISVGVLRREVDGQGLTSRFRLTPLGRQLLDDDPALLQRSIPVLERLRHSLRRHWPL
- a CDS encoding cobyric acid synthase — encoded protein: MVLGTSSGAGKSLMTAALCRVLQRRGEQALPFKGQNMSNNAWVDVDGGEMAYSQAMQAWAAGLEPCCAMNPVLLKPRGDSTSEVIHGGQSVGIARAEHYYRDWFRPGWQAIRSGLMQLQQQWPQGRLVLEGAGSPVEVNLQRRDLTNLRLAQYLRANCLLVADIERGGVFAQIVGTLALLRPVERPLIKGILINRFRGRRELFDEGRRWLEANTGVPVLGVMPWLNELFPPEDSLDLLERKPTRGATDLEIAVLRLPSLSNFSDLDPLEAESSLRLRWIQTGEPLGEPDAVILPGSKQTLRDLEALNNCGLADQLRTYARAGGSVLGICGGMQMLGRTLSDPEGLEGTDQRGPQNGLGLLPLETTFSGTKRLSQRSIDGLWPMETPLSGFELHYGTTTPDPGLQPLSSDPGLGWWALGPKGSSVVGTYLHGLLDNGPWRRAWLNRLRDQRGLQPLANDPKNHSAHRDLLLDRLADAFEQHVNLAPLLQP
- a CDS encoding 2Fe-2S iron-sulfur cluster-binding protein, translating into MTSIPVRWPDGRITHETIGQDWLVAASEAGISIPTGCLGGSCGACEIDVNGKTVRACISTVPASKSAKLNVEFATDPHW